caattacTCTTAGAATCTGACAGATGTCTTCCACCGTGCCCATCGTTAGTCGCCCGTCTTGGCGAATTATGCCTTTTCagacaaattaaatgcattaataATGCATGAAAACAcgttacaaaaatattgatAAAGTCGCGCTTAATTTTGGCATTTCCCACAGCTACCAGAGGTGGTCTTAGCACTTCAAATGTGAGCAATCGCACGTGGCacatgcggcgtatgcgtaattttcGCATAATCATGCGGTGTCCCAAGCTATtgaacacactcgcacacacacacacagcaataAACCTGTCAGGGCGGCATTAAAAGTAAGTCTCTAAATGTTatttacacacacagacacacacacactcgcactcccACACAAGGACAATCAGCGGGAAAAGGAAGGAAACAAAGGGAGCTGCAATGGAGGGAGCATCCAAAATTGTACACGGAACAAAATTACCAAGAGCTGCATGGAGCTAATCAGGTGTTCAAAAACCATGCATATGTAAgttgtttaaaattattattttacatttaaaacaatatattttagatAACTAACTATTACTTGATTTAAACCAAAGGAATATCTGTTGTTTGACCCATTTCagagatattattatttaggaGCCTGAGCTTTGGTTTCATTTTTGTGCCGCCATCAGAAGAtcgtaaaaattaaaatgattgcCCAAACTTTGTCCGCTGCACGTGTAAAAGTTTTGTCATTATGTTGAGTAGCGCTGCCGTTAATGGGTTTCCATGTGGGGGCGAAACTACACATAGCTCCCTGGAAGAACCCATCTCCAATTGCCATCGAGCTTTAGTTTACAGCAGCGAGCAAATTGTCGACATTCGCCTGTCGGTGGCTCAGCGCAATTGTATTGCCATAAATCAAAGGTCCACAAAGTATTCTgaactattttttattgttcctGGCTGCGAGTAAAAGCGTAGTTAACTTAATGAACACGTTCCATTTGCAGACAAAGCCAAGCAGCAAATGAACTTTGTTTTCTAACAATGCAGTGACGCTATAAAGCGCTTGTTTGTCATATAGAGTGAAGACGACAGCAAAGACATTTGAGGCCTCAGAGAAAAATTTGATTGGCCCTGAGTGATGTTAACGTGGCTCTGTGGAGCTGGCTGTTATGCGagcacgtggcgtatgagtgatgttAGTTAACAGAGGGTACGTTTGCGTTTTATAACAAAATCTTagtatattattattagtatcaATGTTTTCCGCCTGCATATTGTCTGCGATTAAATCTAAATATGTGCGCAAAACTTTTGTATTACACCAGCATCTTTGTGCTGTTAAATAGTAATTTCGAACAAAACCCCTTGgcttttgaaattaaatgtagCATGCCCTGAAACCAAGCATTTCTCATTTCCCGTTGGGCCAACATCCACAAAATTTCTATTATAATCGAAACTTTTTATCGGCGCAATGCGCGCTTGGCGAAACTTTGGCATTTCGCACGAGCTCAAAATTACTTTGTCCTGGCGGGGAAATGTCCTGCGGCCACTTGACGCATTAGCGAACTGCGAAAGCGTTACATTCGCAGCCATGAACATCATAAAATGCCGTAATTGAAACCAGCATTGTTCGCCCCACACTCCACTCCAATGAGGATTAGTTAGTCTTTTGCCGGGGCAGCTGATCTGATTTTGGAGGACAACAGCTTACCTGTCCACTAATTACGCTAATTATCTTTACAATTACCGGCCAACTTTGTGCTTTGTGCGTATTTATTATTCACAAAATCTACTCAAAACTTTGGCGCAATTTACACAATGGTTTATGCCGAGAAATGTtgtgtatttaaaataatttaaagtcGCTGGTTATATTggtttgcatatatgtatatatttaatatttttatatacattttaaaaacaaatttaacgctTCTATaagttgtaattattttacacAAACCGTGTGAACCTAATGCACcatctcttttattttatgccgAAACTACACCAACTTTTTAATGAGCCTTTGGGAGTTTGCAAATCGAATATGTACCTTGTTGGCATTTTCCTTACCAGAATGCAGCTTAAGCCATATCCTGAGCATTTTGCGCAATATTTAACACAACTGCCACTCAGCGATGGATTCAAATGGAAAAGTTGACTTGCTGGCATGTTAGTCGCCTGGAATGACTTTCCTCCGCGACTacacggcaaaaaaaaacaggggAGTCCCAAAATAACACGGAGCCCAACCGACGGGGCGACTACGTCCTGGTCCCATAGAGTAAACACAATTCAATTAACTCGGCGCTCGTTGTCGGTCGGTTTTTGGGGGCATTGTTGTGTAAAGGAGCAGGCACCGTCGACGCTAAAATAACTGAAAGCGACAAGCCGATGATGGCACATTGCCAAAGGCAGAGGAACAGGAGGTACACTGCAAACAACATCCATACAGTCAGTTAAACTAATGTAAAAAGATACGAACAAAACAGGTTAGAGGAACTTGTTAGAGGAAAGCTATTATGAACGATCCACCTGGGAAGAAATTGTTATcctaatttgatttatttcggAATTGACATTAATTTGTCCCAGTGTACATACTGCAGTTACTAGGTGCATGCAACAAGCCACAAGAGCAGTGCGGCTACAACAAAGCATTtgcattattaaaattttcatttggcggCCTCTCTCGAAAATAAAGAACCAGCTAATTGAGGAAAAGGCAATCTTTAGCTGCTCTCAGTAAAGAGAGCACAAATTGAATCTAGACTGGTTAAAGTTTCCCATTCTGGCTTAAACCCAAAGTAATAGTTGCCGCAGTTTATAAACAGACTCTGAGTACCATCACGGAGTTTCGCCCTTAATCACTATCTCCCACTGTTTTGACAAGCCAATGGCAACAATAACTATTGTATGCTTAATGAGCTAAATGCTGAAAAACTTTGACTTAACCGAGCACAACAGGCGTCAACGTTGCGTACACTCATTCATCATCTGCAAGAAATTTAAGcaaagcagcagctgaagtGTAAATGTCACTGTCAGCTTGGTTGGGTTGAGTGAAATCGAAGGCGGTTGGTGGTCCAGGGGGAGGTAATCCTGTGACCTTTCCCACACTCTTAACTATTGGGGTAACTTAACTATCCTTTTAATCTTGTCGAAAATTTCTTAACCTACATAAATAACTGGTAGTATCCACTAAACTAACGAAACTAACATAAAAactaacaataacaatttgtatacTATCAGGCAGGGTATTCAAGTGTCTACTTGCGTTCTTCTACCATCGTTACTTGTGTTCCTTATTGCTTCTTTTATTGTGCGACACAGTGGTTGGGTGTAGTCATCGTCAGAGGAGCAGGACATCCAAAGGATGCGATGCGTGGCTGTGGCACGGAGATGGCGTCGCACGACTGCCGTTGACACGTTGGGGAATGCGGAAAGCCCGGGAAAAACTAGGGTTTACCGAAAAGGGTAAACGGCAGAGCCAAGGTTCCGGGATCTGGGGAGTGTGACTTTGATTTTTGGCTCGGGCTGAGGGGCACTCTTCGACAGGGACTTACCTTGGAGTAATGACTTCATTTTCCGCCGCATACATTTCCAGCAATGTCACGCCTGGCCGCGGCGgctttgttttcagtttgctgcctttgttttgcttcttcAGCTTTAAAGTTGAAGTCGAAAAGAAAAATCCACAAAGTGTATTCGTTCTTTTTTCAGTTCCCTTGCGCAACGAACGGGCTTCGGCTACAAATAACTTGGAAATTCCTTTAAATTTGATACGTTTTTCTTTCGTCGGCCTCGTCGTTGAtggcgttttatttttaaggcCAATTTGCCGAGTGGGTAGTTTGTGGGCTGGCCAGGCTAGTATTTTATATAATGTTTCAATTTGCCATCACATAGACGCAGATACCATTGTGTGAGCGGTTGTGTGCGTATGATTGATATCAATTTTGCTTTGATGAACGCTCCAAGGAACTGCTAccgagtttatttattatactttTGGGTCGCCTATTCCAATTCCCGTCCTTCGTTGCGATGAAATGTTTGGGAATcacatttttatacaatttccCCGGCGCAAATTCGAAAAACAAAGTTTACTTCAGCCACTGTCCTTGCGGTTCGTGGTCCAAAAACGTAGCCTCTCTATTCAGAATCATGGTGTGGTGtaacacataaatatatttaaatcagTCGGCATCTGCATATCAAAATGTGGAACATcagaagaaaaaaatcaaatatttacatacatacgtaaAGAAATGGTGAAAACATTGACACGCTTTTGGCCAGAGCGACAACCGAAAATTGattattccatttattttccaacACAAACGCCTGGGGCTGTGAGAATTACTCATCAATTTCAACGTCTTGGGTGCATGTGTGAAAAATGGTCCTGAATATTCCGAACTGTATTGACTGCTCGAtgggcaaaataaataacacactGTGTCTCGATGGCAGGCCGCACAAACCCCAGTCTGCTGATAGTGGTCTTTCGTATAAAAATGTGCATTTGAACTTTAAATGGTTTACAAAATAGGTGTTTGTTCTGCAATTGCCAATAAAGTCAGCGCTCTGAAAATAAGGATTTGAATAATATGAATAGTTAAGAAATAGACTACAGGAGGCTATGATATACCATTGGGTACTTCCCCTTCCGCAGCACCATTCTGTAGGTTTTGAGATGGAGCTGCGTAAAGGACTGGGATGCCAAAGAGGTAGCGCAGATCCTTGACCTGCGCGCTTTGCTTGCAACAGGGGCAATCAGCCGAGCAACCCAGGTGCATGCGGACGCAGCTTTCCCCGAACAGATGGCCGCACTTTAGAGAAACGATCCGGTGGACTCCCTCCGCCGTCCAaggtgaaatgcaaatgggaCAATTATTACTCTCCCGAATCTGCTCTAGGTCAGTGGCCACCTTGTCAAACTTTCTGATGGTATCATTGAAAGAGGACATTTGCTCGACTTGCTCCTGTAGGATGCAACTAACGATGGCATCCTTGGAAATATCTTGTTCCAGCGCTTGTTGACGCAGTGCTTCGTTCTTGGCAACCTCCTGttgaagctgctgcagcagcgcgTCCCTCTCCTGCGTCAGTTCGTCATTCTGCGTTATGGTCAGCTGGACAAGACTCTGCTGCTCCCTCAATTGCCGTTTGGTGTCCACCACCAGCCTGTTGGCCGTTACCAGGGCGGCCTTTATCTCATCCTTCCGCTTCGTCATCGCCTGGCATCTAACGCGCTCGTGACGAACTTCTGCGATCAATTCGGCGCGTCTCATTCTATCTATTCCTTTGCGTGGCGGAGGCATGTAGGGTTCTTCTTCAAGCAGCATGGAATCCAGTGGCGTAGGCATGGAGGTTTCTTCTTCAAGCAGCATGGAATCCAGTGCACTAGCATCCTCCTCCATTGTTTTCCAGTTATTTTAagcaatattatttatttacaaagtCTCAAATGAAGCGATTAACAGATGTCAAATGTACGATTAGTTTTTCTTGGGGAAAACAATCGATGATTCTGAAGTTTTTTGCTGCTTGGTTAAAAGTGACAGAAGTGTGAACACAACTTTATTGAAATGCGATGCAGTGTGTAAGATAGCTTTTTCCTACCAGTGTTGCCACATGGAACAACGA
This genomic stretch from Drosophila teissieri strain GT53w chromosome 2L, Prin_Dtei_1.1, whole genome shotgun sequence harbors:
- the LOC122626426 gene encoding E3 ubiquitin-protein ligase RFWD3-like, yielding MEEDASALDSMLLEEETSMPTPLDSMLLEEEPYMPPPRKGIDRMRRAELIAEVRHERVRCQAMTKRKDEIKAALVTANRLVVDTKRQLREQQSLVQLTITQNDELTQERDALLQQLQQEVAKNEALRQQALEQDISKDAIVSCILQEQVEQMSSFNDTIRKFDKVATDLEQIRESNNCPICISPWTAEGVHRIVSLKCGHLFGESCVRMHLGCSADCPCCKQSAQVKDLRYLFGIPVLYAAPSQNLQNGAAEGEVPNER